The following are encoded in a window of Methanobacterium sp. genomic DNA:
- a CDS encoding magnesium transporter, whose translation MHFLSEVMKKTVIDLDGNKIGKFKDFIVSIKRSYPIVEAMSIQTSRKEYVTIPWKNVDHINGEIRLNVKFEDIEEYKIKKTDIRLVDEVIDKQVVDVEGKKIRRINDLQLSATNGNYHLIGVDISVKGILRRLGIEKIAKGLGINLQEDYIAWKDVDILESDVSRLKLKVPEYNLKKLHPADIAEIVDQLNINDSITILNSLDEEVAADAIEEISPERQVSLFEEMESERAADILDEMSPDDAADLIGDLSDDRAQELLELMDPEEAKDVEKLLKYPEDTAGGIMTTEFVTVPDEFTANQTLSELRRMAREVESIYYIYVLSKSKELVGVISIRDLLLADPERKITEFMHRDIISVDVMEEEHDVAKKIAKYNLIAVPVVKDENKIKGVVTVDDAIDIVLPTAWKKRVPRMFGQ comes from the coding sequence ATGCATTTTCTAAGCGAAGTAATGAAAAAAACAGTAATTGACCTTGACGGCAACAAAATTGGGAAGTTTAAAGACTTTATAGTATCTATTAAGCGATCATACCCTATAGTTGAGGCAATGAGCATTCAAACGTCTCGTAAAGAATATGTAACTATTCCTTGGAAAAATGTAGACCATATAAATGGTGAAATCAGGCTTAATGTTAAATTTGAAGATATTGAGGAATATAAAATTAAAAAAACAGATATAAGACTTGTAGATGAGGTTATAGATAAACAAGTGGTGGATGTTGAAGGTAAAAAGATACGAAGAATAAATGATCTTCAATTATCTGCTACAAATGGTAATTACCACCTTATAGGTGTGGATATAAGTGTTAAAGGTATATTAAGGCGCTTGGGAATTGAAAAAATTGCTAAAGGATTGGGAATTAATCTCCAAGAAGATTATATTGCCTGGAAAGATGTGGATATCCTGGAAAGTGATGTTTCCCGTCTTAAATTGAAAGTTCCAGAATATAATTTAAAAAAGCTTCATCCTGCAGATATTGCTGAAATTGTGGATCAATTAAACATCAATGATTCAATAACTATTTTAAATTCATTGGATGAGGAAGTTGCAGCGGATGCTATTGAAGAAATATCTCCTGAAAGACAGGTATCTCTTTTTGAAGAAATGGAGAGTGAAAGAGCTGCAGATATACTTGATGAGATGTCACCTGACGATGCTGCAGATTTGATAGGGGACCTTTCAGATGATCGGGCACAGGAATTATTAGAATTAATGGATCCTGAAGAAGCAAAAGATGTGGAAAAGCTTTTAAAGTACCCTGAAGATACTGCTGGTGGAATAATGACCACAGAATTTGTTACAGTTCCTGATGAGTTTACAGCAAACCAAACTTTGAGTGAACTTAGGAGAATGGCCCGTGAAGTGGAAAGTATTTACTATATCTATGTATTATCTAAATCTAAAGAATTGGTGGGTGTTATATCTATAAGAGATTTACTACTTGCTGATCCTGAAAGAAAAATCACTGAATTTATGCATAGAGACATAATTTCTGTTGATGTAATGGAAGAAGAGCATGATGTAGCTAAAAAAATTGCAAAATATAATTTAATCGCTGTTCCAGTCGTTAAAGATGAAAATAAGATTAAAGGCGTGGTTACAGTTGATGATGCTATAGATATTGTTCTGCCTACTGCATGGAAAAAAAGGGTTCCAAGAATGTTTGGACAGTAG
- a CDS encoding Lrp/AsnC family transcriptional regulator: MDDIDTAILRSLIRNSRITISQMSKEIDVPDATISNRLKKLEDDVIKRYTMILDWPKVGLEITAIIIIQTESEKHESVKEELSRLEEVSEVYSVSGEYDILIKVWVPGIEELNQLINSKIRSVDGVEDLTEMIVMERVKEDMIPPIPGAK; the protein is encoded by the coding sequence ATGGACGATATTGATACGGCTATACTCCGTTCCTTAATTAGAAATTCAAGAATTACAATATCTCAAATGTCAAAAGAGATTGATGTACCTGATGCAACAATCTCAAACAGGCTTAAAAAATTGGAAGATGACGTAATTAAACGTTATACTATGATACTTGACTGGCCCAAGGTTGGCTTGGAGATTACTGCTATAATAATCATTCAAACCGAGTCAGAAAAGCATGAATCTGTTAAAGAAGAGCTTTCCAGGCTTGAAGAAGTATCAGAAGTTTATAGCGTGTCAGGAGAATATGATATTCTCATTAAAGTATGGGTTCCAGGCATTGAGGAGCTCAATCAATTGATAAATAGTAAAATCCGTTCAGTTGATGGTGTTGAGGATTTAACTGAAATGATTGTAATGGAGCGTGTTAAGGAGGATATGATTCCGCCAATTCCAGGAGCGAAATAG